One window of the Thermomicrobiales bacterium genome contains the following:
- the mgtE gene encoding magnesium transporter, whose amino-acid sequence MLTEDDRRVLLRDAIDRGDATAIAEALRQIDEAGDDPVEYLDQLSPRDLQRFAHALGADEVGDLLGEFDPTDAADLLERLPLAHAADVLEAMEPDEAADVVGEIVPATASQIMVAMEPLEAEELRELLAYPPDTAGGRMTPAYVSVSPELRADQAVVALRRVAEEAETINYIYVQEEDERLLGVLSLRNLVLTRPDSRVRDLMIEDVYTILVTADQEEAAQLLNEHDLLALPVVDSEGRLLGIITADDVADILEQEATEDIERLGGSQPLEEPYLRATPFLLFRRRVPWLLALFVAEAYTGTVLRHFEHELSNAVALAFFIPLLIGTGGNVGSQTVTTLVRAMGLGQVRIRDLFRIVRKEVLTAIMLAAVLSVVTFGRAMTLHVGVDMGMVVGITVVLIVLWSALVAAVLPLTLRQLKIDPAVVSAPFITTLVDGTGLVIYFTVARMILHIPNS is encoded by the coding sequence GTGCTGACTGAAGACGACCGCCGGGTGCTACTGCGCGACGCCATCGACCGTGGCGACGCCACGGCCATCGCCGAGGCGCTGAGGCAGATCGACGAGGCCGGCGACGATCCTGTCGAGTACCTCGACCAGCTCTCCCCCCGCGATCTCCAGCGCTTCGCCCATGCCCTCGGGGCGGACGAGGTCGGCGACCTGCTCGGCGAGTTCGACCCGACCGACGCGGCTGACCTGCTGGAGCGTCTCCCCCTCGCCCACGCCGCTGACGTGCTGGAGGCGATGGAGCCCGACGAGGCCGCTGATGTCGTCGGCGAGATCGTCCCGGCCACCGCCAGCCAGATCATGGTCGCGATGGAGCCACTGGAGGCCGAGGAGCTGCGCGAGCTGCTGGCCTACCCGCCCGACACCGCCGGCGGCCGGATGACTCCCGCCTACGTCTCGGTCAGCCCCGAGCTGCGCGCCGACCAGGCCGTCGTCGCCCTGCGTCGTGTCGCCGAGGAGGCCGAGACGATCAACTACATCTATGTGCAGGAGGAGGACGAGCGCCTGCTGGGCGTCCTCTCGCTGCGCAACCTCGTCCTGACCCGGCCGGATTCGCGCGTCCGGGACCTGATGATCGAGGACGTTTACACGATCCTTGTCACCGCCGACCAGGAGGAGGCCGCGCAACTACTCAACGAGCACGATCTGCTGGCCCTGCCGGTTGTTGATAGCGAAGGCCGGCTGCTCGGCATTATCACCGCCGACGATGTCGCCGATATCCTCGAACAGGAGGCGACGGAGGACATCGAGCGGCTCGGCGGCTCGCAGCCACTGGAAGAGCCGTACCTGCGCGCGACGCCGTTCCTCCTCTTTCGCCGGCGTGTTCCGTGGTTGCTGGCGCTGTTCGTCGCCGAGGCCTACACCGGCACCGTCCTGCGCCACTTCGAGCACGAGCTGTCCAACGCCGTCGCGCTCGCCTTCTTCATCCCGCTGCTGATCGGCACCGGCGGCAACGTCGGCTCGCAAACGGTCACCACGCTCGTCCGGGCGATGGGCCTTGGCCAGGTGCGGATTCGCGATCTGTTCCGCATCGTCCGCAAGGAGGTTCTGACCGCGATCATGCTCGCCGCGGTGCTGTCGGTCGTGACCTTCGGCCGCGCGATGACGCTGCATGTCGGCGTCGATATGGGCATGGTCGTCGGCATCACCGTTGTGCTGATCGTCCTCTGGTCGGCGCTCGTCGCGGCGGTGCTACCGCTGACCCTGCGCCAGCTGAAGATCGACCCTGCCGTGGTCTCAGCGCCATTCATCACGACGCTGGTGGACGGCACCGGACTGGTGATCTACTTCACCGTCGCCCGGATGATCCTCCACATCCCGAACTCCTAG